Genomic window (Nitrosophilus kaiyonis):
GATTTATTTTTTTTGCTGTGTACTACGGTTTTATCTTTTTTTGTTTTACTATTTATTTCAATATTTTTAGATATTTTTTGTATCTCTAAATTATTTATATTATGAGATATATTATCTAAAATTTTTAAATTTTTATCACTTAATTTTTGGTTTTTTTCAAAATGCTCTTTTTTTTGAATATATTTCTTTTCAAAAAAATTTAAAGCTATCTCACTATTTATTCTTTTTTCAATATTTTTATTTAGTATAGAAAATTTATTAATTTTCTTAGTTTTAATATTTGGAAAAATTATAAAAGAGTTTTGTTTATCACTTTTTATATTTTTTTTATAAAAATTTATATTTTCTTTTTTTGAAAAAATAATTTGTGGTTTTTTTATAAAATTTTTATCTTTTGTTTTTAAAAAACTGTCAAATTTTATATTCTTATCCTCTTTTAAAAACATTTCATTTAAAATATTTTCAAAAGAGGATATGTTTTTATTTATATTTTTAGTAGTGGCAAATGGATTATGGTTATTTTCTTGTTTTATATTTAAACCAAGCAAAATATCTAAAAAATTCATATCTGCTCCGCTTTTGACAAAATCTTTTTTATCTTTAAAATTGCTTGAGATTTTAGTTGTGAAACCCTTGATTGAGAAATATTCAAAATCTCTGATATCTCTTTTGGCTCCTTTTCTTCAAAATAGAAAAGCTGCAGTGCCAGCCTCTCTTTTTCATTTAATAATTCCATTGCTTCCAATAAAATTGTTCTCATTTCAGAATTTATTGCATGCTCTTCTGGACTAATATCCTCAGAAATCAAAATATCTTTAAGCTGCAAATTTCCATCTTCACTGCTTAAAGCCTTCTCCATACTAAGCATTATAGCCAAATTTGACAAAGGAATAGCTTTATTTGGATTTTCCTCTTTCTCTTTTTTAATTTTATCACGCATTGTACGAGGAATTACATGCAATGATCTTAAATAATCTAAAATCTCTCCTCTTATTTTAATATATGCATATGTTGAAAATTTAGCTTTTTCACTATCATATTTATCAAGAGCTTTTATTAATCCAATAATTCCAGTATTTACAAGTTCATCAAACTCAATTCCTGAGTCTTTTGGTAACTTAAAAAAAATTTTGCTTGCAACTTTTTTTACAAGCGGAGTATTATCTAAAATAATTTTTTGTTTTTCATCTTTTGATAATCTCATTTTTTACGCTTCTGCCCCAAAAAATCAAATACTTTTTCCCAAAAATTTATATTTTGTTTATCCATTGGCTCTTCAGCTTCAATAGCACTTATTTTTTTCATCTCTAAACTAAAAGGATCATTTGGAAAAAGTTTTGTTATTATCTCTTTTTTCTTAACACATTTTTTAAGATTTTGCGTTAATGGCAAATATCCAATCATTTCAAGATCAATACCTAAAAATTTATTTGCAGATATCTTTAATTTATTAAATGTATTAAAAGCCTCTTCTTTACTCTTAGCCATATTAATAACTATTTTAAAATTATTATATCCATAAATATTATAAATTGACTTAATTAGAGCATATGCATCCATTAATGCAGTAGGTTCAGGTGTGGTTATGATATAAGATCTGCTTGATGCTCTTAAAAATGAAGCTATCTTATCATCAATTCCTGCTCCAGTATCAATTATTATATAATCATATCTATAAGAAATTTCTTCCAAAGAGTTTATTAAAGATGAAATCGAAAATTCATCCATTTGAGAGATTGAATCTATACCCGAAAAACCAAGCAATGCATCAAAGCCATATCTATTTACTAAAATATTTTCAATATTTTCCCCATTAAACAGATTTTTCAATGTTTTAGATGGATCTGTATTTAAAAGAATATGGATATTTGCCATTCCAATGTCTGCATCTATAAGCAAAACGCGTTTTTTAAAAAAATTCGCAAGTGAATAGGCAAAATTTACACTAAAATTCGTTTTTCCAACACCACCTTTTCCACTTGCAATAGTTATAAATTTACTATTTTGTAATATTTTATTTTTATTAATTAAATCTCTTAAACCTTTAGCTTGATCTTCCATTATTCACCTATCAAATAATTTGCTACTCTTTCTGGATTTAAAAGTCTTAAATCTTCTGGCACTCTTTGTCCTGTACTTATGAATGATACTGGAATTTCTGTTTTAATAGGTAGATTTACTAATATTCCAGGTTTATATGTTTCATCAATTTTTGTAAAAAATATAGAATTTATTGGGAAAAATGTTCTATATCTATTTACTATCTCTATTGCTTCGCTATTTTTATAATTACAGCTAATAACTAAAGATATATCCATCAAATCATTTCCGCCACCTAATATCTCTTTCATCTCACCTAGTCTCCAGTAATCATAGTGGCTCCTACCAACAGTATCAATCAATACAATATCTATATTTGACATAGAAGAGAGAGTTTTTCTTAAATTTTTGGAATCTGTTACTGCAAAAAATGGAATATTTAAAATATTTGCATAAGCCCTTGCTTGTTGAATTGCACCTACTTTAAATGTATCTATACTAATAACTGCAACTTTTAATTTTTGATTGATAACGAGTTCTGATGCTATTTTAAAAAGATTTGTTGTTTTACCAACTCCAGTTGGTCCAACAAAAGCTTTAACTTTCAAACCACCTTTTTGTATTTTTAATGGACCAGTAAATCTTATCTTTTTTTGAACACCTTTTATAATTGCTTCTTTAAAAAAACTTGTATTTAAATCAAATTTATTTGTATCGATATCAAGACCACAAGCCTCTTTTACAAGAATTTTAGCAATTTTTGGCTCAACATCTTTTTTTAAAAGCAGATTTATTAAATCTAAAGCATCACCAGTAAATTCATTAAATTCTTCACTTATTGGAATTTGCTGATTTTCATTATGTGGAGGAGTAGGCAAAATTGTTTGATTTAGTTTTAAAGATTCAATCTTTTTATCAATCATTTTTTCTATTTTTTCTAAAAATCTATCTATCTCTTCATTTTTTTCCTCTTTTGATAAAATATCCAAAAATCCCTCTTGGGCAGTTGGGACCTCTACAAAAAGAGTATATTTTTTTCTTTTTTTAAAAGGGAAAATACCTCTTTCATCTTCTACTTCATAACTAAGTATTTTTATATCATTTCCAAGTTCTCTTTTTGCCTCTTCTATGAGGGCATCTAAATCATAACCCTCATATTTATTGATTTTCATCAATTTCTACCTTACCTAAAATATTTAGTCTAACTTTTGGATCAATTTCAGTATATGACAGCACTGCTACATTAGAAAGATATGGCTCAATTATCTTTTTTATATATCTTCTAAGATTAGCTGATGTCAAAAGAACAGGTGTTGCTTGATTTAATATAAACTGTTCAACAAAACCCGTCATTTTATGAATAATCTGCTGTAAAATAACAGGATCTAATGGAGGGATTGACCCCTCATACTCTTTAATTTTCTCTAAAATATGATTTTCCAATTTAGTTCCTAATGTTACAGCATATAGTTTACCATTTTTTGCATAAAGAGAAGTTATAAGTCTTGATAAAGATTGTCTTACCAACTCTGTTAATATATCTGGATCATTTGTTTTATTTATATTATCAGAAAGCGCTTCAATTATAGATAATAGATCTTTAATAGGAATCTGCTCTCTTAAAAGATTTTGCAAAACTCTATGTAAAATTGAGTATGATACCTGTTCTGGAACAATCTCTTTTACAATCGGATATTTTTTTGATAGAGCTTCTACTAAATCTTTAGTCTCGCTTCTACCCAAAATTTCATATGCATGATTTTTTATTGTTTCTGAGATATGAGTAATTACTACCGTTGGAATATCCACAACAGTGTATCCCATCATCTTTGCTTTATCTTTTTGTGATTCATCTATCCAATAAGCTTTTAATCCAAATGTTGGCTCTTTTGTTTCTATGCCTCCTATTTCTCCCTTAGTTGAACCAGTATCAATTGCTAAGACTTTTCCTGGTTCAATTTCACCTTTAGCTATTTCTATATCTCTTATTAATATTCTATACTCTCCAGGTTTTAACTCAAGATTATCTTTGATATGAACAAGAGGTATAATAAGTCCAAGCTCTTTACTTAACTGTTTTCTTAAAGATTTTATTCTTTTTATAATTTCGCCATTTTGCGATTCATCAACATAAGGAATAAGTGAATATCCAATCTCTAAAGTTATTGTTTCAGGTTGAGAAATAAGCTCTTCTGGCTCTTCACTCTCTTTTGTTTCTTCAATTATCTCTTTTGCTCTTTTTTCAGCCTCTTCAATCTCTTTTCTTTTAATATCTTGTTGCATCATATATCCAACTATAGCCACCATAGATGCGAGAATCATAAATGGAACAAATGGCATTCCCGGAACTATCCCCATAGCAACAAGAGCAAAAGCTCCCATATATAAAGCTTTTGGATAACCTGTAAGTTGTGCAAATATCTCTTTTCCTAAATTTGCTTCTGATACAGCTCTTGTTACCATTAGCCCCGCAGCAGTGGAAGTTATAAGAGCTGGAATCTGACTAACTAGTCCATCACCTACAGTCAATATTGTAAAATTTGCAGCTGCAGTTGAGATATCCATATTATGCTGAAATACACCTATTGCTATACCACCTATTATATTTATAAGAGTTATTATTATTCCAGCAATAGCGTCGCCTCTAATAAATTTACTAGCACCATCCATAGCCCCATAAAAATCAGCTTCTTTTGCTATCTCTTCTCTTCTTTTTTTTGCCTCTTTTTCATCAATGATGCCTGCATTTAAATCTGCATCAATTGCCATCTGTTTTCCAGGCATTGCATCAAGTGTAAATCTTGCACCAACTTCAGAAATTCTCTCAGTACCTTTTGTAATCACAATAAAATTGATTGTAACTAAGACTATAAAAACAATAACTCCAACAATATAGTTTCCACCAACTACGAACTGACCAAAACTCTCTATTACTTTACCTGCAGCTTCAGGACCTTCATGTCCATGTAACAGAATAGTTCTTGTTGTAGCAACATTCAATGAAAGCCTAAAAAGAGTTGCCAAAAGAAGTAGCGATGGAAATGATGAAATCTGCAAAGGATTTCCAATATAAACAGTTGTCATTAATATAATCAGTGATAAAGTGATACTTGTTGTTAATAAAATATCAAGTAAAAATTTTGGAATAGGTAGCACCATTGATGCTAAAATAGCAAGAATTAAAACTACAATAATTGCATCAGAGTGCTTATGAACTTTTTCAAAAAATAGAGATAAAGCTTGTGCCATTTTTTTACTTCATATTTTTCTCGTAAGCTTTAATTGCTTCTAAAAAATACTCTTTTATTCCTAATTTATCACTATCGCTTATTGATTTTGCCATCTGCATATCGAACATATCAAGATACATTTTTGAAGTAAATGAGCTATTAAACATTCCTTTTTCCATACTTTTTCTTACCTCTTTTAAAAAAATATGTATAAATTCTGTTTCAAAAGCTTTAGCTGCTTCATCAAGCTTTTTTATATTTGAAATTGAATTAATATCCCAATATGTTTTTATATCTGTATTTATCATTATCTTCCTTTTTGCAATTGGACATTAAGTTAATAGTCATTAGTCATTGGAAATTGGCCGCTTCACTGCTTCGCTCCTTACTATCTTATCTTCTAACTCATCTTATCTACATTATAACAATCTTAGCATGAAGCTTTCCAGCATTTTTTATTGCTTGAATTATTGCTATTAAATCTCTTGGTGAAATACCAAGATCATTTAATGCTTTAACTAAATCTTTAAGAGATGGAGAATTTATTGAAAATATTCTACCATTTTCTTCTTTTACTTTAGTTGTAACTTTTTGTGTTTTAACTGTTTTTCCACCAGATAATGGCGGTGGTTGCGAAATAATTGGCTCTTTTTGTATAGATACATAAATATTACCATGAGATACATAAACAGGAGCATCAATTTTAATATCTCCACTCATAATAACAGTCCCTGTTCTTTCATAAATAACAATAGTTGGCTCATTTTGAGTATCTATTTTTAAATTTAAAACTTTTGATACAAAATCTACTTTTTTCATATTTTTTGGATATTTTATTTTTATAGTAGCCGAATCAACTGCATCTGCAAGATTTTCTTTAAAATAGTTATTTATAGTAGAAGCTATATTTTTAGCTTTTGTAAAATCTGGATGTTTCAATGTTAAAGTTAAAAATGGCAAATTTTTAAAATCAAATGGCAAATCTCTCTCAATTATTCCACCATTTGGTATAACCGCTGTTGTTGTAAAGTTTTTTTGAATTTTTCCACCTTTATTTGATTCACTAAATCCTCCACCAGTAGAAACAGGGCCTTGAGCAAAAGCATATACTTTTTTATCAGGCCCAAAAAGAGGAGTTCTTATAAGTACACCATTTCCTATATCTTTAGCGTCTCCAAGTGAAGAGACAGTTACATCAAATGTCATTCCACTTTTTGCAAAAGGTGGCATATTTGCTGTTACAATTACAGCAGCTGCATTTTTTGTTTTTACATCTTTTGGATCTATATAAATTCCCATTTTTTTAAGCATATTTGCTATACTTAAAAGTGTAAACTTTGTTGTAGTCCCATCTCCTGTACCATTTAAACCAACTACAATTCCATAACCAGTTAAATAGTTTGTTCTTACACCAACAATATTTACTTCACTTCCAATTTTTACTTCACTAGCTAATAAAATAAATGGAAAAATAAAAACTAAAAAAATCTTTTTAAGCATCTCTTGCCTTTTTATAAAATTAAACATTGGATATTAAACATTAGTGTAAAAAACCACTTACAACTCAACCTTTCAACTATTTTAACTAAAATCAAAATGGCCATATTTTCATTAAAAATTTGGCTAACCAGCCTGGACTTTGAGTATCTGCTGCAAATCCTTCTCCATTATATTCCACATACATATCTGATATTTTTGATGAATCAATTGAGTTATCTTGAGAAATATCTAAAGGTTTAACAATTCCAGAAATTTTTAAAACCTGTATATCATCATTTATTTTTATATATTTTTTTCCTTTTATAAAAAGATTTCCATTTGGATAAACTTTTATTACCCTTGCTGAAATGGTAGCAACAAGTTTAGCTTGCCTTTTTGTATCTCCACTACCTTTGAAACTATTTTTTGAAGACTGTTTCAATCCAAAAACTGATGTTTTATTTGGAACTTTTTTATCCATAATAGTAGCCGATGGTAAACTAAGATCCATATCATTTGTTCTTGCAGATTTCGTGTTTGTACTACCTTGCCCGCTAATATTTTCATAAACTTTTATAGTAACTATATCTCCAATATTATGAGCTTTGTCATCACTAAAAAGATTATCATATCCATTATATAAAGAACCGGGAGAGTTTAAAGATTGTTGCTCTTTTATATCAGGAGGAGTTATAGTAGGTGGGGTTGGATTTTCTTTTTTACTGCACCCTCCCGTTAAAAAAATAATTAAAACAAAAAAAATTAACGAATAAATTCTACTGTAAATGGAGCAACAACTCTGCATTTAATTATCCTATCTGAAGAAATATTTTTTACCCTAATAATTTGTCCCAATATTCCATTTTCAAGAGCAAGCCCTAAAAGTTCAATTTTTATAGGACCATTTTTATATATAATTTTTACACTTTTTCTTTTTATAACTAAATAGTTAGGCTCTATAAAATATCTTTTTATTATACTATCTTTTTTAATATTTCTTTTTGCAATATTGCCAATAATTTCATCTTTTCCCAATATATCGCTTTTTGAATAGATTTTTATTTTTTTAAAATAGATATCATTTATTGAAATTTTTTTACCTTTTGGAATATCTCTTTTTGCAAATGGAGCCATAATAAATTTTTCAATTTTTAAAGTAATTGGAATTTTTTTAAAAAGTTTTCCGTCATTATAGATAAAATAATTGATATAAATATGTGAATTTGTAGATGATTTTATCTCTATCTTTTTTTCTGTTTTCGAAAAAGGAATAGTAAAAGATTTATTACCTATAGAGATAGATTTTATAGCAATTCTATCGCCAAATTTTTGTTGAATAAACTTTTTTATATCATTTTCTATCTCAGAGATTTCCAATTTTTTTGTTTTTAA
Coding sequences:
- a CDS encoding sigma-70 family RNA polymerase sigma factor produces the protein MRLSKDEKQKIILDNTPLVKKVASKIFFKLPKDSGIEFDELVNTGIIGLIKALDKYDSEKAKFSTYAYIKIRGEILDYLRSLHVIPRTMRDKIKKEKEENPNKAIPLSNLAIMLSMEKALSSEDGNLQLKDILISEDISPEEHAINSEMRTILLEAMELLNEKERLALQLFYFEEKEPKEISEILNISQSRVSQLKSQAILKIKKILSKAEQI
- a CDS encoding MinD/ParA family protein — its product is MEDQAKGLRDLINKNKILQNSKFITIASGKGGVGKTNFSVNFAYSLANFFKKRVLLIDADIGMANIHILLNTDPSKTLKNLFNGENIENILVNRYGFDALLGFSGIDSISQMDEFSISSLINSLEEISYRYDYIIIDTGAGIDDKIASFLRASSRSYIITTPEPTALMDAYALIKSIYNIYGYNNFKIVINMAKSKEEAFNTFNKLKISANKFLGIDLEMIGYLPLTQNLKKCVKKKEIITKLFPNDPFSLEMKKISAIEAEEPMDKQNINFWEKVFDFLGQKRKK
- a CDS encoding flagellar biosynthesis protein FlhF; the protein is MKINKYEGYDLDALIEEAKRELGNDIKILSYEVEDERGIFPFKKRKKYTLFVEVPTAQEGFLDILSKEEKNEEIDRFLEKIEKMIDKKIESLKLNQTILPTPPHNENQQIPISEEFNEFTGDALDLINLLLKKDVEPKIAKILVKEACGLDIDTNKFDLNTSFFKEAIIKGVQKKIRFTGPLKIQKGGLKVKAFVGPTGVGKTTNLFKIASELVINQKLKVAVISIDTFKVGAIQQARAYANILNIPFFAVTDSKNLRKTLSSMSNIDIVLIDTVGRSHYDYWRLGEMKEILGGGNDLMDISLVISCNYKNSEAIEIVNRYRTFFPINSIFFTKIDETYKPGILVNLPIKTEIPVSFISTGQRVPEDLRLLNPERVANYLIGE
- the flhA gene encoding flagellar biosynthesis protein FlhA; the encoded protein is MAQALSLFFEKVHKHSDAIIVVLILAILASMVLPIPKFLLDILLTTSITLSLIILMTTVYIGNPLQISSFPSLLLLATLFRLSLNVATTRTILLHGHEGPEAAGKVIESFGQFVVGGNYIVGVIVFIVLVTINFIVITKGTERISEVGARFTLDAMPGKQMAIDADLNAGIIDEKEAKKRREEIAKEADFYGAMDGASKFIRGDAIAGIIITLINIIGGIAIGVFQHNMDISTAAANFTILTVGDGLVSQIPALITSTAAGLMVTRAVSEANLGKEIFAQLTGYPKALYMGAFALVAMGIVPGMPFVPFMILASMVAIVGYMMQQDIKRKEIEEAEKRAKEIIEETKESEEPEELISQPETITLEIGYSLIPYVDESQNGEIIKRIKSLRKQLSKELGLIIPLVHIKDNLELKPGEYRILIRDIEIAKGEIEPGKVLAIDTGSTKGEIGGIETKEPTFGLKAYWIDESQKDKAKMMGYTVVDIPTVVITHISETIKNHAYEILGRSETKDLVEALSKKYPIVKEIVPEQVSYSILHRVLQNLLREQIPIKDLLSIIEALSDNINKTNDPDILTELVRQSLSRLITSLYAKNGKLYAVTLGTKLENHILEKIKEYEGSIPPLDPVILQQIIHKMTGFVEQFILNQATPVLLTSANLRRYIKKIIEPYLSNVAVLSYTEIDPKVRLNILGKVEIDENQ
- a CDS encoding rod-binding protein, whose translation is MINTDIKTYWDINSISNIKKLDEAAKAFETEFIHIFLKEVRKSMEKGMFNSSFTSKMYLDMFDMQMAKSISDSDKLGIKEYFLEAIKAYEKNMK
- a CDS encoding flagellar basal body P-ring protein FlgI codes for the protein MLKKIFLVFIFPFILLASEVKIGSEVNIVGVRTNYLTGYGIVVGLNGTGDGTTTKFTLLSIANMLKKMGIYIDPKDVKTKNAAAVIVTANMPPFAKSGMTFDVTVSSLGDAKDIGNGVLIRTPLFGPDKKVYAFAQGPVSTGGGFSESNKGGKIQKNFTTTAVIPNGGIIERDLPFDFKNLPFLTLTLKHPDFTKAKNIASTINNYFKENLADAVDSATIKIKYPKNMKKVDFVSKVLNLKIDTQNEPTIVIYERTGTVIMSGDIKIDAPVYVSHGNIYVSIQKEPIISQPPPLSGGKTVKTQKVTTKVKEENGRIFSINSPSLKDLVKALNDLGISPRDLIAIIQAIKNAGKLHAKIVIM
- a CDS encoding flagellar basal body L-ring protein FlgH yields the protein MQSCCSIYSRIYSLIFFVLIIFLTGGCSKKENPTPPTITPPDIKEQQSLNSPGSLYNGYDNLFSDDKAHNIGDIVTIKVYENISGQGSTNTKSARTNDMDLSLPSATIMDKKVPNKTSVFGLKQSSKNSFKGSGDTKRQAKLVATISARVIKVYPNGNLFIKGKKYIKINDDIQVLKISGIVKPLDISQDNSIDSSKISDMYVEYNGEGFAADTQSPGWLAKFLMKIWPF
- the flgA gene encoding flagellar basal body P-ring formation chaperone FlgA, with protein sequence MKCSEQFLHLNHKFFKKAILAFFLLLLLNFSGYAKIVVELKPFVEVINKNILIKDIADIKSDKNEKTLKNFISTLKITTLKDNIAKIKKEQILKTLQNNYIDVSKINIIGENCIVKLKTKKLEISEIENDIKKFIQQKFGDRIAIKSISIGNKSFTIPFSKTEKKIEIKSSTNSHIYINYFIYNDGKLFKKIPITLKIEKFIMAPFAKRDIPKGKKISINDIYFKKIKIYSKSDILGKDEIIGNIAKRNIKKDSIIKRYFIEPNYLVIKRKSVKIIYKNGPIKIELLGLALENGILGQIIRVKNISSDRIIKCRVVAPFTVEFIR